One window of the Lytechinus pictus isolate F3 Inbred chromosome 5, Lp3.0, whole genome shotgun sequence genome contains the following:
- the LOC129261724 gene encoding basigin-like, producing the protein MLNLKPLSAFAICSIAVSLLHFSSAQTQTMVNAQLPEPNVEVGSDALFYCTGDHSTTAWYRGDEKLGPEGHFTVVTVQSGPLTYSNMTIFDVVKNDSGIYSCKDDQGASYDVTLTVYEVRDVVVSPAEPEFVEDANLLLNCTVDGTTDQTVSWSVDKDGTPETLTGGDDTSHVQVFNNGSLIIRGLTPEDAGVYTCTHTFDEASKSASVNVGGAITLTAEKSVKYTEGDRALIECEAHVITAALLPSISWKVNGVDLAEACPERCTLKNTTTTHTITSKLEIVSIIKEDRKNYTCTATNAANPEGVSKDILLRVRDRLAALWPFLGIVTEVVILIIIILIHEKCSKGEDYGEDDEDDDEPKKEKKQINDGDSDIRMRSSKE; encoded by the exons TGGTGAATGCCCAGCTTCCGGAACCCAATGTAGAAGTGGGAAGCGATGCCCTTTTCTACTGTACGGGGGATCATTCTACAACAGCGTGGTACAGAGGGGATGAGAAGCTTGGACCTGAGGGGCACTTCACGGTGGTGACCGTCCAGTCCGGACCACTCACGTACTCCAACATGACCATATTTGATGTTGTCAAGAATGATTCTGGCATATACAGCTGTAAAGATGACCAAGGAGCCTCCTATGACGTCACTCTTACCGTATATGAAG TGAGGGATGTTGTTGTCAGTCCCGCTGAGCCCGAGTTTGTAGAGGATGCCAACCTGCTCTTGAATTGCACCGTTGACGGTACCACAGACCAGACCGTTTCGTGGAGCGTTGATAAGGATGGTACCCCAGAGACCTTAACAGGTGGTGACGACACCAGTCATGTCCAAGTCTTCAATAATGGCTCTCTGATCATCCGTGGTCTCACCCCAGAAGATGCCGGAGTCTACACCTGTACGCACACATTTGACGAGGCTTCGAAGTCTGCTTCAGTCAATGTCGGAG gtGCTATCACCCTCACGGCCGAGAAGTCTGTCAAGTACACAGAAGGTGACCGCGCCCTGATAGAGTGTGAAGCCCACGTCATCACTGCTGCTCTCCTGCCCTCCATCTCCTGGAAGGTGAACGGAGTAGACCTTGCAGAGGCTTGCCCCGAGCGTTGTACCCTGAAGAACACCACCACAACCCACACCATTACCAGCAAGTTAGAAATTGTCAGCATTATCAAAGAGGATAGAAAGAACTACACCTGCACCGCGACCAATGCAGCTAACCCTGAGGGTGTGTCCAAAGACATTCTTCTCAGAGTCAGAG ATCGTCTTGCCGCTCTGTGGCCTTTCCTTGGAATTGTGACAGAGGTTGTCATcctgatcatcatcatactcatcCACGAGAAGTGCAGCAAGGGAGAGGACTATGGCGAAGacgacgaagatgatgatgagccCAA GAAAGAGAAGAAACAAATCAACGATGGAGACAGTGACATAAGGATGCGATCATCCAAAGAATGA